The DNA sequence CGCCGGTGGCGGTGGACGTGTAGCCGGTGAAGATCGAGGTGTCCAGGCCCTTGCGGCCGACGCCCGCGTTCGGCGGGGCGACGGTCGCGTTCTTCACCGCCGCCTCGTAGGCCGCCTTGGCGTCGGGCAGCGGCACGCCCTTGACGAACGCGTCCGCGAACGCCACGTCGGAGCTGGTGCCGGTCATCAGGTTCGCGTAGCCGGGCGACGACCAGCGCGAGATCCACCCGCCGTCGCGGTACTGCTGCACGAACCCGTCCGCCAGCTCGGCCGCGCGCCGGGGCGTCAGCAGGCTGTAGGCGGGCCAGGTGGTCCGGTAGGTGTCCCAGAACCCGTTGTTGACGTAGATCTTGCCGTCCAGCACCTTCGCGCCGGTCTGCGTGGGCGTGGACGGCCCGGCGGCCTGCACCGGCGAGGCGTACCGGTACTTCGGCGCGTCGGCGGTGCCGGTGTTCTCGAAGCCCGAGTTCGGGTAGAGGTAGAGCCGGTAGAGGTTGGAGTACAGCGTGGTGAGCTGGTCCTCCGACGCGCCTTCCACCTCGACCATGCCCAGCACGCGGTCCCACGCCTGCTGCGCCCGGTCGCGCACCGACTCGAACGTGTCCGAAGCGGACACCTCCAGCTCCAGGTTCCGCTTGGCCTGCTCGACGCCCAGCAGCGACGTGGCGATCTTCATCGTCACGGTCTTGTCGCCCGAGGTGTCGAACCGGAAGAAGCCGGCCACGTCGTCGCGGCCCGCGCCGGTGAGCCGACCGCTGGCGACGACCGGCTTGTCCACCACGCCGTACACGAACAGCCGCGTCGCGCCGGTGGACAGCCCGCTCTTGACGTCGGAGAAGCCCGTCACCACGCCGGTCGCCGGGTCGAGCGTGAGCCCGCCGCTGTTGTTCACGTTGTCGAACACCAGGTTCGAGGTGTCGTCCACGAACGTGAAGCGGAACAGCGCGGCGTGGTCGGTCGGCGTGATCTCGGTGCGCATCCCGTTCTCGAACCGCACGCCGTAGTAGTGCGCCTTCGCGGTCTCGTTCTCGTGCTTGAACGGCAGCGCGCGCGCCGCGCGGTCGGCGGTGGGCGCGCCGGTGGACGGCATCACCTGGAACGTCTGCCGGTCACCCATCCAGGGGCTGGGCTCGTGGCTCGCGGTGAACGCCTGCAACGTGGGCAGGTTGTCCCGGTTGTTGGTCTTGGCGTACTCGTAGAGCCAGCTGATCGAGCCCGCGTTGGTCATGGGCGACCAGAAGTTGAAGCCGTGCGGCACCGCGGTGGCCGGGAAGTTGTTGCCCCGCGAGAACGAGCCGCTGGAGTTCGTGCCGCGGGTGGTCAGCACCCAGTCCGACGGGCGCGGCCGCTCGACGACGACCGGCGCCGACTTCACCGCGATGTCGTCCACCCAGCCGTTGAACCCGGCCGGGCCCTTCGGGTTGTCGTACCCCACGAGGACGCGCTTGATCGTCTTGCCGGCGGCGACCTCGCCGATCGCCGACGCGACCCGGTTCCACTGGTTGGTGTAGAGCGACTTGGCCGCGCCCTGGCCGCGCGGCGACAGCTCGAACCCGTGCTGGTCGCGCGCGCCGAGGTCGCTGAGGTAGGTGCCGTCGGCGAACGCGAGGTCCAGCGACACGTACGTGGCCGGGTAGTTCAGGTCGTCGGTGGTGAACGACGGGAAGATCAGGTAGGACAGCTCGGTGGTCGCGGTCACCGGGATGTCGACGTCGAAGACCTTGTTGTACGAGTAGCCGCGGCCCTCGGCGACGTGCGTCCCCTGGTACCGCAACGCCTTCAGGCCGGTGAACCCGGCGCCGGACTTGGCGTTGTACCCGCCGGTGGCGCCCTTGCCCACGGTGGTGCGCATGTTCTTCGCCGGCGGGGTCGCGGAGCCGTCGGAGAACTGCACCTCGGCCAGCTGGATGAGGTTCACGCCGCCCGCGGTCGCGGAGATGTCGAGCTGGTAGTGCTTGAACGCCGCGGTGTTGGCGATGTCGTAGGTCCTGGTCTGGAACCGCTCGGCGAACGCCTCACCGGTGCGGGCGTCCAACGGCGTCCACGTCGTGCCGTCGTTGGAGCCCCGCAGCGTCCAGTCCTTCGGGTCGCGCTCGGGTGCGTCGTTGGCCGAGGACAGCGCGTACCGCCTCACCGCGACGGGCTCGGCGAAGGTGAACCGGGCCCAGCCGGTCGGCGTGAAGGTGAGCCACTTCGACGTCACGCTGCCGTCGACCAGGTTCTCCTTGACCTCGCCCGCGCCGGAGTTCTCCGAGTTGGCGGCCACGTCGACCACGCGGTCGGTGACGTTGCCGGGGATGCCGCTGGAGTCCGAGCCGTCGACGCCCGAGGTCTTCGGCGTGCCGTCCGGGCCCGTTTCGACCGTGCTCGCCCACGTGGGTTGCGGCTGCCCGTCCTCGAACGAGGTGGCGAAGAGCGTCTCGCTCACGGTTGGCTCCCCCGGTGCGGCGGTCGCGGAGGACCAGCCTCCCACGCTCCCCACCGCCAGTGCGATGGTCGAGACGACCACCAGCGATCTTCTGCCGCGTTTGTGCCCCATTGCACGCCTTTCACCCGAACCGACCGGATCCTTAGCGAAGCAAAGGGGCCGGTGACATCGTTGTCAAGAGAGGTCACCCATCTTGTCCGCAAGCCTGTCCGGGTGCTGCTCCACCCGATCTACACTCACTCGCTGTGACGGCCCGTAACCCGCCCCCGGTGGGCACCCCCGCGGGCATGCGCGTGCTCAACCAGCGCGCGGTGCTCGACCGGCTGCGCGCGGGCGGCCCGGCGACCAGGCCGCAGATCGCCAAGGACACCGGCCTGTCCAAGCCGACCGTGGGCCAGGCGCTGGTCGACCTGGAGCAGCACGGCCTGGTGCGCCCGATCGGCCGCACGTCGGCGGGTCCGGGCCGGTCGGCGGTGGTCTACGAGCCGAACCCGGCGGCGGGGCACGTGCTCGGGGTGGACATCGGCAGGCAGCGCATCCGGGTGGCGGTGGCGGACCTGGCCGGTGCGGTGATCGCGCGGGTGGACGAGCGCAACCGGTGCCGTTCGGCGACGGCGCTGGTCCGCACGGTGCGGGAGCTGGCCGAGCGCACGGTGGCCGAGGCCGGGCTGGCGCTGGCCGACCCGGTGGTGAAGGTGGTCGGCACACCCGGTGTGCCCGACCCGCGCGGCCGGACGCTGCACCACGCGCCGAACCTGCCCGGCTGGGAGCGGCCCGGCCTGCTCGACGACCTGGAGGCCGAGCTGGGTCCGGGCCTGGTGGTGGAGAACGACGCGAACCTGGCCGCCGTCGGCGAGCAGGCGCACGGCGTGGCGCGGGGCGCGGAGGTGTTCGTGTGCCTCACCGTCGGCACCGGGATCGGCATGGGGATCGTGGTGGACGGCCGGCTGTTCCGCGGCGCGCACGGCGCCGCGGGCGAGGTCGGTTACCTGCCGTTCAGCGGTCAGTCCGAAGAGGACGGTCGGCAGCGCGGCCAGGTGGAGGCCGCGGCGGCGGCGGGGTCCGTGGTGGCGCTGGCGAAGCAGCGCGGCCTGTCGGCGCGGTCGGCGCGGGAGGTGTTCGCGGCGGCGAAGGCGGGTGACGGGCGGGCGCTGTCGGCGGTGCGCGACGAGGCGGAGCGGCTGGCGTTCGTGGTGGCGTCGGTGGTCGCGGTGGTCGACCCGGAGCTGGTGGTGCTCGGCGGCGGCGTCGGCAGCAACACCGACCTGCTGCAGGAGCCGATGGAAGCCGCGTTGCGGCGGATGACGCCGCTCGTGCCGCGGATCGTGGCGGGGGAGCTGGGTGACGGCGCGGTGCTCAGCGGCGCGATCGAGGTGGGGTTGCGGTCGGCGCGCGACTTGGTGTTCGACCGTCGGAGGTCAGTCACTCTCCGAGAGTAGTCGAGCGTCCCTCACCTGGGTGATTCACTCAAAAGTCGTAGGTTCCAACTGGCCGGTAATGACGTAGCGTCACGGTTACCTCCTCCTGGAGGGTGTTGTTCCTTCCGTTGTTAGAAGGGGAGTCGAAAGGGGAGTACGGGGGACGTGGTCCCCTTTCGACCGTGCCACGGGGCAGGTGCCGCGCCCGCCAACACCTGCCCCGTGTACAACACCTCCCCCGGCGGGGACACCGTCACGGCGTCTTGCGGTGCACGTCCGGCGCGGTGGACGCCCGGTGCGTCGAGTCCGCGATCCACGGCCCCGGGCTGGACGGGTCCACCACCCCTTCTTCGAGCCACGTGAACCGGCCGTCCAGGACGTGCCGCGCCAACGCCGCGTCCGAGTCGTCCGAGTTGCGCCACAGCCGGTCGAACAGCTCGTCCACCCGCACCCTGGCCTGCGCCGCGAACGCGTCCGCGAGCTCCACCGCCCGGTCGCCGTCCGCCGCCGCCTTCACGCACGCCGCGCTGATCGCGAACAGCTCCGCGCCGATGTCCACGACCCGCGCCAGGAACCGCTGCTTGCGCTCCAGCCGGCCCTGCCAGCGCGACATCGCGTAGAACGTCTGCCTGGCCAGCCTGCGGCTCGCCCGCTCGACGAACCGCAGGTGCCCGGCCAACGGCCCGAACTCGGCGTACGCGCGCGGCACCTGGCCCTTGCCGACGACCAGCGTCGGCAGCCACTTCGCGTAGAACCCGCCCGCCCTGGCCAGCGCCTGGGCCTTGCGCTTCGCGTCGGCCTCCGGGTCGATGAAGTCACCGGCGACGGCCAGGTGGGCGTCCACCGCCTCCCGCGCGATCAGCAGGTGCATGATCTCGGTCGAGCCCTCGAAGATCCGGTTGATCCGCAGGTCGCGCAGCATCTGCTCGGCCGGCACGCCGCGCTCGCCGCGGGCCGCCATGGACGCCGCGGTCTCGTAGCCGCGACCGCCGCGGAGCTGGACCAGCTCGTCCGCGACCAGCCAGGCCATCTCCGAGCCGTACAGCTTCGCCAGCGCCGCCTCGATGCGGATGTCGTGCCCGCCCGCGTCGGCCAGCTCGCTCGCCAGGTCGACCACGGCCTCCAGGGCGTAGGCGGTGGCCGCGATGTAGGCGACCTTGCCCGCGACGGCCTCGTGCTTCCCGATCGGCAGGCCCCACTGCACGCGTTCGGCCGACCACTCGCGGGCGATCTTCAGGCTCCACTTCGCCGCCCCGGCGCACAGGGCGGGCAACGACAGCCGGCCGGTGTTGAGGGTGGTGAGCGCGATCTTCAGCCCCGCGCCCTCCCGGCCGATCAGGTTCGCCTTCGGCACGTGGACCTGGTGGAACCGGGTGACGCCGTTCTCCAGGCCGCGCAGGCCCATGAACTCGTTGCGGCTCTCCACCGTGATGCCGGGCGAGTCGCCCTCGACCACGAACGCGCTGATGCCCCTGCCCGGCACCTGCGCCATCACCACCAGCAGGTCGGCCACCACGCCGTTCGTCGTCCACAGCTTCACGCCGTCGAGCACGTAGCCGTCGTCGGTGGGCGTGGCCGTGGTGCCCAGGCGGGCCGGGTCGCTGCCCACGTCCGGCTCGGTGAGCAGGAACGCGCTGATCGCACCGGTCGCGCAGCGCGGCAGGTACTCCCGCCGCTGCTCCGGCGTGCCGAACAGCGCCAGCGGCTGCGGCACGCCGATCGACTGGTGCGCGGAGAGCATCGCGCCCAGCGCCGGGCTGGCCGAGCCGACCATCATCAACGCCCGGTTGTAGTACACCTGGGACAGCCCGAGGCCGCCGTACTCGCGCTTGATCTTCATGCCGAACGCGCCGAGCTGCTTGAGCTCGGTGAGCACGTGGTCGGGGATGCGGGCGTCCCGCTCGATGACCGCGCCGTCCACCGTGTGCTCGCAGAACTCGCGCAGCGCGGCGAGGAACGTCTCACCGCGCTCCCGGTCCTCGGCCGAGCCGCTGGGGTGCGGGTGGATGAGGTCGAGGCGGAAGTGGCCGAGGAAGAGCTCGCGGCCGAAGCTCGGGTGGCGCCACCGGGTCTCGCGGGCCTGTTCGGCGACCTTGCGGGCGGTGCGCTCGTCGACGTGCCGATCGGGACCCACTGCGCGGCCTCCGTGCTGGATCGCCGCTGCTCCGCAGGCGGCGGGCTCGGTCGCCCGCGGGTCGACGGCGGCCGCGCGGGCGTGATTCACGTTACTACCGGTGGGTAGCCCCGATCGGGTGACGTGAAACGCCCGCGCCCGGTCAGCTCGGCAGGGGAGCGGCTCCGCGCTCGGTGATGAGCTGCTGCATGTACGTGCTCTCGCCGGTCTGCGACTTGAGCATGTTGTCCGCGAGCGTGCGCACGACGCCCTGGCCGGCGTGCGTGGCCGCGTAGTCGGCCATCGGCGCACCGCCCTGGTGGTGGCGCAGCATCAGCTGGAGGAAGTACACGTCGAACTCGACGCCGCTCAACGTCCGCAGCTTCGCGATCTCCTGCGGCGTGGCCATGCCGGGCATCGCGCCCGAGTCGGCGGACCCGGCCCCGGAGTGGCCGTGGGTGGAGGAGGTCATCCACCACATGTGCCTGCCGTCGGGCGACTGCTCCGGGTAGCCCCAGAGGAACAGCCAGCCCTTCATCCGGCCGACCTGCTCGAGCTGCGTGGACGAGATGTCGAACGCGAGCTGCTGGATGGCCGGGTCGGCGGTCCGGTCGCGGGCGATGTTGGCCATCTGCACGCCCTGGAGGTGGTGCGCCGACATGTCCTGCGTGAACCCGACGTCCACGGAGTCGCGCGGGGGCGTGGCGCTGTGGTCCGCGCCCGGCAGCTTGATCAGCAGGCCGATGGCGGCGCCGAGCAGGAGGACGGCCAGGACGGCCACCGTCACGACGACGGCCCTGGTCGCGGTCACCCCGCGGGTGGGGGCGACCTCCTCCTGCTCGGCGTCGACCACGGTCAGCTGCCCGGCGTGGAGCTGGCGGCCGGCGCGTCGGAGGCGGACGGGGTGCCGCTCTCCTGCGTGGCCGCGTCGGTGCCACCGCTCATCGGGACGGCGTCGGGGCCCGGCGCCTCGGCCACGAACGCGGGCGGGTTGGCGACGTCGAAGGTCGGCGACTCGCAGGAGGCGCCCACCTCCGGGTAGGTGTACTGGTTGCGCCGCAGCGACTGGATGAACTGGTCGATGCGCTCGTCGTCGGCGCTGTCCAGCTTGAGCTGGTGGCCCCACGACTGCAACGAGATCGGCTTGTCCAAGCCGGGGTACGGCGACAGCATGGTGAACGGCTGGCCGTCGGCGCGCGCCTTCAGCTTGTCCAGCGCCTCACCGCTGACCTGGTCCGGGTTGTACGTGATCCACACGGCGCCGTGCTCGAGCGGGTGGACCATGTTCTCGCTGCGGACGGCCTTGTCGTACACCGTGCCGGTGCAGTCGGCCCACACGTTGTCGTGCGGACCGCCGAAGGGCGGCGACTGGTCGTAGGCGACCCGCTGCGTGGCGTCGACGTGCTTGCTCGCCTCGTAGTCGACCTTCACCACGCCCGCGATCTTGTCCGAGGGGTCCTTGTTCTCCTCGGACGGCGTCCACTCGGCGAGCGCCTCTTCCTTCGCGTTCTGCTCGGAGATCTGCGAGAACGCGTAGCCGAACACGGTGCCGGCCAGGGCCAGCACGGCCACCACCGCGAGGATGGTGCCCCATGGCTTCGGCTTCTTGGCCACCACCGAGGAGCGCGCCGCCGCAACGCTGGAGCGCGCGGCCTTCGTCTTCTTGCCGCTGGTCATGTCCGCCTCAGTTCCGTCATACGCCCATGCCGCGGGCCAGTGTAGGGATACTGTGTCTGATCACCGTCAACTGCCCGTCACAGCGGGTGGTCACGGCCCGTGGTCGATCCCACTGCGCGGGACGCCCATCCCGGTCGAGACCAGCGGGAACGCTTCCCTAGACTTGCCGGGTGACTCCCGCTGCGCTCGCTGAACTGGTCCGTGCGACGGCCGTGGACGTGCTGTCCGCCCGCGGCCTCGACCCCGCCGCCCTGCCCACGGCGGTCACGATCGAGCGCCCCCGCAACCCCGAGCACGGCGACTACGCCACGAACCTGGCCCTGCAGACCGCCAAGAAGGTCGGCGTGACGTCCCGCGACCTGGCCGGCTGGCTGGCCGACGCGCTGACCGGCACCGACGCCATCTCGTCGGTCGAGGTCGCAGGCCCGGGCTTCCTGAACCTGCGGCTCGCCGCGGACGCGCAGGGCGCGATCGTGCGCGACGTGCTCGCGGCGGGCGAGGCCTACGGCCGCGGCGACCAGCTCGCCGGCACCCGGATCAACCTGGAGTTCGTCTCGGCGAACCCGACCGGCCCCATCCACCTGGGCGGCACCCGCTGGGCCGCGGTCGGCGATGCGCTGGGCCGCATCCTCACCGCCAACGGCGGCGAGGTCACCCGCGAGTACTACTTCAACGACGCGGGCGCGCAGATCGACCGGTTCGTCCGGTCCCTGATCGCCGCCGCGAAGGGCGAGCCCGCGCCGGAGGACGGCTACGCGGGCGGCTACATCGGCGACATCGCCGCCGAGGTGCTCCGGCAGGAGCCCGGCGCGCTGACCGGCGAGGACTCGCACGAGGTGTTCCGCCGCATCGGCGTGAACCTCATGTTCGAGGAGATCAAGAAGGACCTGCACGACTTCGGCACCGACTTCGACGTCTTCTTCCACGAGGACTCGCTGCACAGGTCGGGCGCGGTCACGAAGGCCGTCGAGCAGCTCAAGGGCTCCGGTGCGCTGTACTTCGAGAACGGCGCGTGGTGGCTGCGGTCCACCGAGTTCGGCGACGACAAGGACCGCGTGGTCATCAAGAGCGACGGTGACCCGGCGTACATCGCCGGTGACATCGCGTACCTGGTGGACAAGCGGTCGCGCGGCTTCGACCTGTGCATCTACATGCTCGGCGCGGACCACCACGGCTACATCGGCAGGCTCAAGGCCGCCGCCTCGGCGCTGGGCGACGACCCGGCGTCGGTGGAGGTGCTGATCGGGCAGATGGTGAACCTGGTCAGCGAGGGCAAGCCGGTGCGGATGAGCAAGCGCGCGGGCACCGTGATCACCATGCAGGACCTGGTGGACGCGGTCGGCGTGGACGCCGCCCGGTACGCCATGAGCCGGTCGTCGGTCGACTCGTCCCTCGACATCGACCTGGACCTGCTGCGCAAGCGCAGCAACGACAACCCGGTCTTCTACGTGCAGTACGCGCACTCGCGGATCTGCTCGGTGCTGCGCAACGCGGCCGACCTGGGCATGACCGGGAACGAGTCCTTCGAGCTGCTGCGGCACGACCGCGAGGGCGACCTGATCCGCACCGTCGGCGAGTTCCCGCGCGTCGTCGCCACCGCCGGTGAGCTGCGCGAACCGCACCGCATCGCGCGATACCTGGAGGAGTTGGCAGGCACCTTGCACCGGTTCTACGACACCCCCGAGTGCCGCGTGCTGCCGCGCGGCGACGACGAGGCGACCGAGGTCCAGCGGGCCCGGTTGAGCCTGTGCACGGCGACGCGCCAGGTGTTCGCCAACGGCCTCGCGCTGCTGGGCGTGACCGCGCCGGAGCGCATGTGATGCGCGCGCACCCGGCCGGTCCCCGGCACGCCGACGTCCTCGTCCCCGCCAACACCGCCGGCAACCGGCCCTCGTCCGCACGGGACCTGGACGCGCTGCACCCGCAGGTCTGGCCGCGCAACGCCGAGCGCGGCGACGACGGCGCGGTGCGGTTCGCCGGCGTGGACGTGCGGCAGCTCGCCCAGGACCACGGCACCCCGCTGTTCGTGATGGACGAGGCCGACTTCCGCGCCCGCTGCCGCGAGCACGCCGAGGCGTTCGGCGACCCGACCCGGGTCCACTACGCGTCCAAGGCGTTCCTGTCCGTCGCGGTGGCCCGGTGGGTCGCCGAGGAGGGCCTGAGCATCGACGTGGCCAGCGGCGGCGAGCTGGCCGTGGCGCTGCGCGCGGAGTTCCCGCCCGAGCGCATCGCGCTGCACGGCAACAACAAGTCCGTGGCCGAGCTGACCGCCGCGGTCGAGGCCGGTGTCGGCGCGGTCGTGCTGGACTCGTTCTACGAGATCGCCCGGCTCGACCAGGTGGCCCGCGAGCGCGGCCGGGTGCAGCCGGTGATGATCCGGGTGACGGTCGGCGTCGAGGCGCACACGCACGAGTTCATCGCCACCGCGCACGAGGACCAGAAGTTCGGCTTCTCGCTGTCCTCCGGCGACGCGGCCGAGGCGGCCCGCCGGGTGCTGAAGTCCGAAGGCCTGCGGCTGATCGGCCTGCACAGCCACATCGGCTCGCAGATCTTCGACGCCAGCGGGTTCGAGGTCGCCGCGCGCCGGGTCATCGGGCTGCTCGCCGAGCTGCGCGACGAGCACGGTGACGCGATCCTCGATCACGTCACGACGGTGGACCTCGGCGGCGGCCTCGGCATCGCCTACACCCCCGACGACGACCCGCCGCCGCCCGCGGAGCTGGCCCGTCAGTTGCAGAACATCGTGGCCAAGGAGTGCGAGCACGCCGAGCTGCCCGCGCCGAAGATCGCGGTCGAGCCGGGCCGCGCCATCGTCGGCCCCGGCACGGTGACGCTGTACGAGGTGGGCACCATCAAGGACGTCCAGCTCGACGCGGGCGTGGTCCGCCGGTACGTCAGCGTGGACGGCGGCATGAGCGACAACATCCGCACCGCGCTCTACGACGCGGTCTACGACTGCAAGCTGGTCTCGCGCGCCGCGGGCGAGGACGCGCGGCCCGTGCTGTGCCGGGTCGTGGGCAAGCACTGCGAGTCCGGCGACGTGGTCGTGCGCGACTGCTGGCTGCCCGACGACCTCGCGCCCGGCGACCTGATCGCGGTCGCCGCCACCGGCGCGTACTGCTACTCGATGGCCAGCGGCTACAACCGACTCCCCCGGCCCGCGCTCACCGCGGTCGTGGACGGCCAGGCCCGGTTGCTGCTGCGCCGGGAGACCGAGGAAGACCTGTTCCGCCTGGAGGTATGAGAAGTGGCAAGCCACGAGGGCAAACCGATCCGGGTCGCGTTGCTGGGCTGCGGCACCGTCGGCACCGAGGTGGTCCGGCTGCTCATCGACCAGGCGGCCGACCTGACCGCACGCGTCGGCGCGCCGGTCGAGCTGGCCGGCATCGCCGTGCGCAAGCCGAACAAGCACCGCGAGGTGCCGGCCGAGCTGCTCACGACCGACGCCGAGGCCCTGGTCACGACCGACGACGTGGACGTGGTCGTGGAGGTCATCGGCGGCATCGAGCCCGCCCGCGCGCTGCTGCTCTCGGCGCTGCGCGCGGGCAAGTCCGTGGTGACCGCGAACAAGGCGCTGCTGGCCGAGCACTCGGCCGAGCTGTTCGAGGCCGCCGACGGCTCCGGCGCGGACCTGTACTTCGAGGCCGCGGTCGCGGGCGCGATCCCGCTGCTGCGGCCGCTGCGCGAGTCGCTGGCCGGTGACCGCATCACCAGGGTGATGGGCATCGTCAACGGCACCACGAACTTCATCCTCTCGGGCATGGACTCCACCGGGGCGAGCTACGCCGAGACCCTGGAGGAGGCGACCCGGCTCGGGTACGCCGAGGCCGACCCGACCGCGGACGTCGACGGGTTCGACGCCGCGTCCAAGGCCGCCATCCTCGCGTCGCTGGCCTTCCACAGCCGCGTCACGGCCGCCGACGTGCACCGCGAGGGCATCGCGTCGGTCAGCGCCGCCGACATCGCCGCCGCCAAGGCGCTGGGCCGCACGGTGAAGCTGCTGGCCATCTGCGAGCGGGTCACGCACGACGACGGCGAGGGCATCTCCGTGCGGGTGCACCCGGCGATGATCCCGACCTCCCACCCGCTGGCGAGCGTGCACGGCGCGTTCAACGCGGTGTTCGTGGAGGCCGACGCGGCCGGCGAGATGATGTTCTACGGCCAGGGCGCGGGTGGCGCGCCGACGGCCAGCGCGGTGCTCGGCGACCTCGTCGCCGTGGCGCGCAACCGGACGCACCGCGGCCGCGGCCCGCGCGAGTCGGCCTACGCCGGCCTGCCCGTGCGGCCGATGGGCCAGACGCCCACGCGGTATCACATCAGCCTCGACGTCGCCGACCGGGCGGGCGTGTTGTCGCAGGTCGCGGCGGTGTTCGCGGAGCACGACGTGAGCATCGCGGCGGTGCGGCAGGAGGGCCGGGTCGACGACGCCAGCCTGGTGATCGTCACCCACGCCGCGACCGACGCGGCGCTGCGGTCGACCGTCGACAAAATCGGCGGGCTGCCCGTGGTTCGGGAAGTGGTCAGCGTGATGAGGGTGGAAGGCGAAGAGAGTTGACGCCGCAAGCGACCGTCGGCGGAGCCGACAACCGAACGACAGTGCGGCCGGGGTGGCCCGGCATCATCCACGCCTACGCGGACCGGATCCACCTCCCCGAGGGCGCCGAGGTCGTCACCCTCCACGAAGGCGGCACGCCCCTGGTGGCCGCCGAGCACCTGTCGGAGCTCACCGGCTGCCAGGTCTACGTCAAGGTCGAGGGTGCGAACCCGACCGGCTCGTTCAAGGACCGCGGCATGACCGTGGCCATGACGCACGCGCTGGCCAGCGGCATCCGCGCGGTGATCTGCGCGTCGACCGGCAACACGTCGGCCAGCGCGGCGGCGTACGCGGCCAAGGCGGGCCTCACCGCCGCGGTGCTCGTCCCGCGCGGCAAGATCGCGCTGGGCAAGCTCGCCCAGGCGGTGGCGCACGGCGCGAAGATCCTCCAGATCGACGGCAACTTCGACGACTGCCTGGAGCTGGCCTCCAAGACGTCGACCGAGTACCCGATCACGCTGGTGAACTCGGTCAACCCGGTGCGGCTGATCGGCCAGAAGACCGCCGCGTGGGAGATCTGCGACGTGCTGGGCCGCGCGCCCGACGTCCACTGCCTGCCGGTCGGCAACGCGGGCAACATCACCGCGTACTGGCGCGGTTACTCGGACTACCACGCCGACGGCGTGACGGCCTCGACGCCGCGCATGTTCGGCTTCCAGGCCGCGGGCTCCGCGCCGCTGGTGCTGGGCGAGCCGGTGGCGAACCCGGAGACCATCGCGACCGCCATCCGGGTGGGCAGCCCGGCGTCGTGGACCGGCGCGGTGGCCGCCAAGGAGGAGTCCGGCGGCCTGTTCGAGGCGGTCACGGACGAGAAGATCCTGGAGGCCTACCGGCTGCTGGCCTCGACCGAGGGCATCTTCGTCGAGCCCGCGTCCGCGAC is a window from the Saccharothrix saharensis genome containing:
- a CDS encoding GH92 family glycosyl hydrolase — its product is MGHKRGRRSLVVVSTIALAVGSVGGWSSATAAPGEPTVSETLFATSFEDGQPQPTWASTVETGPDGTPKTSGVDGSDSSGIPGNVTDRVVDVAANSENSGAGEVKENLVDGSVTSKWLTFTPTGWARFTFAEPVAVRRYALSSANDAPERDPKDWTLRGSNDGTTWTPLDARTGEAFAERFQTRTYDIANTAAFKHYQLDISATAGGVNLIQLAEVQFSDGSATPPAKNMRTTVGKGATGGYNAKSGAGFTGLKALRYQGTHVAEGRGYSYNKVFDVDIPVTATTELSYLIFPSFTTDDLNYPATYVSLDLAFADGTYLSDLGARDQHGFELSPRGQGAAKSLYTNQWNRVASAIGEVAAGKTIKRVLVGYDNPKGPAGFNGWVDDIAVKSAPVVVERPRPSDWVLTTRGTNSSGSFSRGNNFPATAVPHGFNFWSPMTNAGSISWLYEYAKTNNRDNLPTLQAFTASHEPSPWMGDRQTFQVMPSTGAPTADRAARALPFKHENETAKAHYYGVRFENGMRTEITPTDHAALFRFTFVDDTSNLVFDNVNNSGGLTLDPATGVVTGFSDVKSGLSTGATRLFVYGVVDKPVVASGRLTGAGRDDVAGFFRFDTSGDKTVTMKIATSLLGVEQAKRNLELEVSASDTFESVRDRAQQAWDRVLGMVEVEGASEDQLTTLYSNLYRLYLYPNSGFENTGTADAPKYRYASPVQAAGPSTPTQTGAKVLDGKIYVNNGFWDTYRTTWPAYSLLTPRRAAELADGFVQQYRDGGWISRWSSPGYANLMTGTSSDVAFADAFVKGVPLPDAKAAYEAAVKNATVAPPNAGVGRKGLDTSIFTGYTSTATGEGMSWAIEGYVNDYGIANMARELHERTGDAQYLASAEYFANRARNYVHMFDPSTGFFQGRNPDGTWRVPTDEYDPREWGHDYTETDGWNMAFSVPHDGQGLANLYGGRDGLAQKLDEFFATPETAKFPGSYGGVIHEMTEARDVRMGQLGHSNQVSHHITYMYDYAGQPWKTQEKVREILSRLYLGSEIGQGYPGDEDNGEQSAWWLFSAMGFYPLQMGNDSYAIGSPLFKKLTVHLENGRDLVINAPANSARDIYVQSLKVNGKTWDKAYLPHAEIASGGVLDFGMGSSPSRWATGADAAPPSLTEGTAAPAPLRDVTLLGTVTGAPASVVDNTSQTSGELSWMQVDLPSKQESASFYTVTSGKAGGDPSSWVLKGSYDGRTWSTVDERSGEVFPWRQQTRAFKIARPGHYQHYRLEFPGSVTVAEVELLAEPFAACTATVTGEHAGALRVQSGVTCVDGATVTGPVTVAAGASLYVFGGRIDGPVNATGAAAVVLVETTVGGPVNVTGTSGELSLERVNVGGPVRLVDNKGGTRVAGNTVSGPMSCTGSDPAPVNSGWANSASGPKTGQCAKL
- a CDS encoding ROK family transcriptional regulator; amino-acid sequence: MRVLNQRAVLDRLRAGGPATRPQIAKDTGLSKPTVGQALVDLEQHGLVRPIGRTSAGPGRSAVVYEPNPAAGHVLGVDIGRQRIRVAVADLAGAVIARVDERNRCRSATALVRTVRELAERTVAEAGLALADPVVKVVGTPGVPDPRGRTLHHAPNLPGWERPGLLDDLEAELGPGLVVENDANLAAVGEQAHGVARGAEVFVCLTVGTGIGMGIVVDGRLFRGAHGAAGEVGYLPFSGQSEEDGRQRGQVEAAAAAGSVVALAKQRGLSARSAREVFAAAKAGDGRALSAVRDEAERLAFVVASVVAVVDPELVVLGGGVGSNTDLLQEPMEAALRRMTPLVPRIVAGELGDGAVLSGAIEVGLRSARDLVFDRRRSVTLRE
- a CDS encoding acyl-CoA dehydrogenase family protein, whose amino-acid sequence is MGPDRHVDERTARKVAEQARETRWRHPSFGRELFLGHFRLDLIHPHPSGSAEDRERGETFLAALREFCEHTVDGAVIERDARIPDHVLTELKQLGAFGMKIKREYGGLGLSQVYYNRALMMVGSASPALGAMLSAHQSIGVPQPLALFGTPEQRREYLPRCATGAISAFLLTEPDVGSDPARLGTTATPTDDGYVLDGVKLWTTNGVVADLLVVMAQVPGRGISAFVVEGDSPGITVESRNEFMGLRGLENGVTRFHQVHVPKANLIGREGAGLKIALTTLNTGRLSLPALCAGAAKWSLKIAREWSAERVQWGLPIGKHEAVAGKVAYIAATAYALEAVVDLASELADAGGHDIRIEAALAKLYGSEMAWLVADELVQLRGGRGYETAASMAARGERGVPAEQMLRDLRINRIFEGSTEIMHLLIAREAVDAHLAVAGDFIDPEADAKRKAQALARAGGFYAKWLPTLVVGKGQVPRAYAEFGPLAGHLRFVERASRRLARQTFYAMSRWQGRLERKQRFLARVVDIGAELFAISAACVKAAADGDRAVELADAFAAQARVRVDELFDRLWRNSDDSDAALARHVLDGRFTWLEEGVVDPSSPGPWIADSTHRASTAPDVHRKTP
- a CDS encoding DUF305 domain-containing protein → MVDAEQEEVAPTRGVTATRAVVVTVAVLAVLLLGAAIGLLIKLPGADHSATPPRDSVDVGFTQDMSAHHLQGVQMANIARDRTADPAIQQLAFDISSTQLEQVGRMKGWLFLWGYPEQSPDGRHMWWMTSSTHGHSGAGSADSGAMPGMATPQEIAKLRTLSGVEFDVYFLQLMLRHHQGGAPMADYAATHAGQGVVRTLADNMLKSQTGESTYMQQLITERGAAPLPS